A region of Arabidopsis thaliana chromosome 5, partial sequence DNA encodes the following proteins:
- the PAI2 gene encoding phosphoribosylanthranilate isomerase 2, giving the protein MSTGISTDLHVHFGALNFSKTYKSGLSNRTVSFSRVGYAQNRKLSCSVSNTENVAPKDDERGKDRPLVKMCGITSARDAAMAVEAGADFIGMIIWPHSKRSISLSVAKDISKVAREGGAKPVGVFVEDDDNTILRAADSSDLELVQLHGNGSRAAFSRLVRKRRVIYVLNANQDGKLLNEVPEEDCHLADWILVDSATGGRYQEQLFNFFRIVMYSLEEKFKQSL; this is encoded by the exons ATGTCAACAG GAATATCCACTGATCTACACGTCCATTTTGGAGCTCTGAATTTCTCAAAAACCTACAAATCTG GTTTAAGCAATCGAACGGTGTCTTTTTCGAGAGTCGGGTATGCTCAGAACAGGAAATTGAGCTGCAGTGTTTCCAACACAGAGAATGTAGCTCCTAAGGATGATGAAAGAGGAAAGGATAGACCTTTGGTTAAGATGTGTGGCATCACATCAGCCAGAGATGCAGCTATGGCAGTTGAGGCTGGTGCCGATTTTATTGGGATGATTATTTGGCCACATTCAAAACGATCCATTTCTCTTTCTGTCGCAAAGGATATCTCCAAAGTGGCCAGGGAAGGTGGGGCCAAACCTGTTGgtgtttttgttgaagatgatgacaaCACGATACTGAGAGCAGCTGATTCCTCTGACCTTGAGCTTGTGCAG CTTCATGGTAATGGTTCGCGTGCTGCTTTCTCGAGGTTAGTACGCAAGAGGAGAGTCATATATGTCCTTAATGCAAATCAGGATGGAAAGCTCTTGAATGAAGTTCCTGAAGAGGATTGTCATCTTGCTGATTGGATTCTTGTGGATAGTGCAACGGGTGGGAGGTACCAAGAACaacttttcaatttctttcgCATTGTAATGTACTCcttagaagaaaaatttaagCAATCACTCTAG
- the PAI2 gene encoding phosphoribosylanthranilate isomerase 2 (phosphoribosylanthranilate isomerase 2 (PAI2); CONTAINS InterPro DOMAIN/s: N-(5'phosphoribosyl)anthranilate isomerase (PRAI) (InterPro:IPR001240), Aldolase-type TIM barrel (InterPro:IPR013785), Ribulose-phosphate binding barrel (InterPro:IPR011060); BEST Arabidopsis thaliana protein match is: phosphoribosylanthranilate isomerase 1 (TAIR:AT1G07780.5); Has 5501 Blast hits to 5500 proteins in 2129 species: Archae - 169; Bacteria - 3874; Metazoa - 4; Fungi - 235; Plants - 77; Viruses - 0; Other Eukaryotes - 1142 (source: NCBI BLink).), with product MSTGISTDLHVHFGALNFSKTYKSGLSNRTVSFSRVGYAQNRKLSCSVSNTENVAPKDDERGKDRPLVKMCGITSARDAAMAVEAGADFIGMIIWPHSKRSISLSVAKDISKVAREGGAKPVGVFVEDDDNTILRAADSSDLELVQLHGNGSRAAFSRLVRKRRVIYVLNANQDGKLLNEVPEEDCHLADWILVDSATGGSGHGFNWAQFKLPSVRSRNGWLLAGGINPTNVSEALSILQPDGIDVSSGICGTDGIQKDKSKISSFITAVRSVHY from the exons ATGTCAACAG GAATATCCACTGATCTACACGTCCATTTTGGAGCTCTGAATTTCTCAAAAACCTACAAATCTG GTTTAAGCAATCGAACGGTGTCTTTTTCGAGAGTCGGGTATGCTCAGAACAGGAAATTGAGCTGCAGTGTTTCCAACACAGAGAATGTAGCTCCTAAGGATGATGAAAGAGGAAAGGATAGACCTTTGGTTAAGATGTGTGGCATCACATCAGCCAGAGATGCAGCTATGGCAGTTGAGGCTGGTGCCGATTTTATTGGGATGATTATTTGGCCACATTCAAAACGATCCATTTCTCTTTCTGTCGCAAAGGATATCTCCAAAGTGGCCAGGGAAGGTGGGGCCAAACCTGTTGgtgtttttgttgaagatgatgacaaCACGATACTGAGAGCAGCTGATTCCTCTGACCTTGAGCTTGTGCAG CTTCATGGTAATGGTTCGCGTGCTGCTTTCTCGAGGTTAGTACGCAAGAGGAGAGTCATATATGTCCTTAATGCAAATCAGGATGGAAAGCTCTTGAATGAAGTTCCTGAAGAGGATTGTCATCTTGCTGATTGGATTCTTGTGGATAGTGCAACGGGTGGGAG TGGACACGGATTTAACTGGGCTCAATTCAAGTTGCCTTCCGTCAGAAGCAGAAATGGGTGGCTCTTAGCTGGGGGAATCAATCCAACAAATGTTTCAGAAGCTCTTTCTATCCTTCAACCTGATGGAATTGATGTTAGTAGCGGTATTTGCGGTACAGACGGTATCCAGAAGGATAAGTCTAAGATAAGCTCCTTTATAACTGCAGTTCGCTCTGTACACTACTAA
- the PAI2 gene encoding phosphoribosylanthranilate isomerase 2, whose protein sequence is MSTGISTDLHVHFGALNFSKTYKSGLSNRTVSFSRVGYAQNRKLSCSVSNTENVAPKDDERGKDRPLVKMCGITSARDAAMAVEAGADFIGMIIWPHSKRSISLSVAKDISKVAREGGAKPVGVFVEDDDNTILRAADSSDLELVQLHGNGSRAAFSRLVRKRRVIYVLNANQDGKLLNEVPEEDCHLADWILVDSATGGRFNHNNLLQWTRI, encoded by the exons ATGTCAACAG GAATATCCACTGATCTACACGTCCATTTTGGAGCTCTGAATTTCTCAAAAACCTACAAATCTG GTTTAAGCAATCGAACGGTGTCTTTTTCGAGAGTCGGGTATGCTCAGAACAGGAAATTGAGCTGCAGTGTTTCCAACACAGAGAATGTAGCTCCTAAGGATGATGAAAGAGGAAAGGATAGACCTTTGGTTAAGATGTGTGGCATCACATCAGCCAGAGATGCAGCTATGGCAGTTGAGGCTGGTGCCGATTTTATTGGGATGATTATTTGGCCACATTCAAAACGATCCATTTCTCTTTCTGTCGCAAAGGATATCTCCAAAGTGGCCAGGGAAGGTGGGGCCAAACCTGTTGgtgtttttgttgaagatgatgacaaCACGATACTGAGAGCAGCTGATTCCTCTGACCTTGAGCTTGTGCAG CTTCATGGTAATGGTTCGCGTGCTGCTTTCTCGAGGTTAGTACGCAAGAGGAGAGTCATATATGTCCTTAATGCAAATCAGGATGGAAAGCTCTTGAATGAAGTTCCTGAAGAGGATTGTCATCTTGCTGATTGGATTCTTGTGGATAGTGCAACGGGTGGGAG GTTCAATCATAACAATTTGCTGCAGTGGACACGGATTTAA
- the PAI2 gene encoding phosphoribosylanthranilate isomerase 2 (phosphoribosylanthranilate isomerase 2 (PAI2); CONTAINS InterPro DOMAIN/s: N-(5'phosphoribosyl)anthranilate isomerase (PRAI) (InterPro:IPR001240), Aldolase-type TIM barrel (InterPro:IPR013785), Ribulose-phosphate binding barrel (InterPro:IPR011060); BEST Arabidopsis thaliana protein match is: phosphoribosylanthranilate isomerase 1 (TAIR:AT1G07780.4); Has 35333 Blast hits to 34131 proteins in 2444 species: Archae - 798; Bacteria - 22429; Metazoa - 974; Fungi - 991; Plants - 531; Viruses - 0; Other Eukaryotes - 9610 (source: NCBI BLink).), whose translation MSTGISTDLHVHFGALNFSKTYKSGLSNRTVSFSRVGYAQNRKLSCSVSNTENVAPKDDERGKDRPLVKMCGITSARDAAMAVEAGADFIGMIIWPHSKRSISLSVAKDISKVAREGGAKPVGVFVEDDDNTILRAADSSDLELVQVLYILIDFDFALTKVIFSTLLTVDSYGFLQLHGNGSRAAFSRLVRKRRVIYVLNANQDGKLLNEVPEEDCHLADWILVDSATGGRYQEQLFNFFRIVMYSLEEKFKQSL comes from the exons ATGTCAACAG GAATATCCACTGATCTACACGTCCATTTTGGAGCTCTGAATTTCTCAAAAACCTACAAATCTG GTTTAAGCAATCGAACGGTGTCTTTTTCGAGAGTCGGGTATGCTCAGAACAGGAAATTGAGCTGCAGTGTTTCCAACACAGAGAATGTAGCTCCTAAGGATGATGAAAGAGGAAAGGATAGACCTTTGGTTAAGATGTGTGGCATCACATCAGCCAGAGATGCAGCTATGGCAGTTGAGGCTGGTGCCGATTTTATTGGGATGATTATTTGGCCACATTCAAAACGATCCATTTCTCTTTCTGTCGCAAAGGATATCTCCAAAGTGGCCAGGGAAGGTGGGGCCAAACCTGTTGgtgtttttgttgaagatgatgacaaCACGATACTGAGAGCAGCTGATTCCTCTGACCTTGAGCTTGTGCAGGTTCTCTACATTCTtatcgattttgattttgctcTCACCAAAGTGATTTTCTCAACTTTATTAACGGTTGATAGTTATGGTTTCTTACAGCTTCATGGTAATGGTTCGCGTGCTGCTTTCTCGAGGTTAGTACGCAAGAGGAGAGTCATATATGTCCTTAATGCAAATCAGGATGGAAAGCTCTTGAATGAAGTTCCTGAAGAGGATTGTCATCTTGCTGATTGGATTCTTGTGGATAGTGCAACGGGTGGGAGGTACCAAGAACaacttttcaatttctttcgCATTGTAATGTACTCcttagaagaaaaatttaagCAATCACTCTAG